The nucleotide window TACCTGCTCTACAACGCCAACAAAGGCTTTTGCTTTCTGGTCGATGCCGAAGACGGCTGGAGCCTGGTCAAACCGACCACCGGCGCGCCGGAGCGCAACCTGCTCGGCCAGAGCGTGACCTACCAGAACGTGGTCTACCAGAAGACTTGGGCATACCGCGCCGAAACCAGCTACGTGCTGGGCGAGTTCTACTGGCAGGTGCAGCGCGGCCAGGTCACGCAAAACACCGATTACGCCGCCGGTGACAGACTGCTGTCGTCCGAGCAGAGCGCGTCCGAAATCACCTGGTCGGCAGGCCGCAAGATGAGCGCGCAGACGGTGGCCGACGCGTTCAAGCTGGCCGACAAGAAAGATTTGTTCAAGCGCGCCGACGCGCAGCCGCTCAGCGCCGTCGGCTCGGCCAACCTGCTGAAAGTGGTCATCGTGGTGGTGATCGTCCTGTTGGTGATGATGCTGATCGTGAAGTGCGTCGAAGACAGCGCGGGCGGCGGCGCCTACAGCGGGCGCTCGGCCGGCGGCTCATATGGCGGCGCCAGTTCGGGCGGCGGACACAAATGATTTACCAGGAGATTTTCATGGGCATCGAATGGCTGAAACCCGCCGCGTTCTTCGGCTCCATCGTCTACGCGCTGATCGGCGTGGTCATCTTCTGGCTGTGCTTCATCGTCATCGACAAGCTCACGCCCTACGACCTGTGGGCCGAAATCGTCGAGAAGCAGAACCGCGCGCTGGGCATGGTGGTGGCCGCCATGTGCCTGGGCATCTCGGTCATCGTCGCCGCCGCCATCCACGGATGAGCCGCCCCGCCGCATGAGCCGCGGGGTGGGCGCCGCCCTGCTGGCCTACGGCCTGTGGGGCCTGATGCCGCTGTACTTTCGCCTGATGGCACCCGCCGGCGCGCTGGAGGTGGTGGCGCACCGCGTGGTGTGGTCTTTCGTGCTGCTGGCCGTGCTGCTGGGCGCGCGGCGGCACATCGGCGCGCTGTGGCGCCGGCTCGATGCCGGCCTGATCGCCCGCTTTGCACTGGCGGCGCTGCTGGTCAGCGCCAACTGGCTGACCTACGTCTGGGCCGTGACGCACGGGCACACGCTGGACGCCAGCCTGGGCTACTTTCTGCTGCCGCTGTTCAACGTCGCGCTGGGCGTGCTGTTGCTGGGCGAGCGGATGGGCCGCGCCGAATGGGCCGGCGTGGCGCTGGCGGCGCTGGGCGTGGCCTGGCTGGCCTGGGCGTCACCGCGCTTTCCGTGGGTGGCCCTGGTGCTGGCGGTGAGCTTTGGCATTTATGGCCTGGTCAAGAAACGCACGCCGCTGGCGCCCACCGAGGGCATGCTGCTGGAAACCGCGCTCATCGCCGTGCCCGCGCTGGCCGTGCTGGCGTGGCTGGGCGCGCAGGGCGCGCTGGTGTTTGGCCACCAGTCGCGCGGCACCGACGTGCTGCTGGCCAGCACCGGCCTGATGACCACCGTGCCGCTGGTCGCGTTTGCCTTCGCCGCCCAGCGGCTCGATCTGGCCACGCTCGGCATGCTGCAGTACCTATCGCCCACGCTGCAATTTCTGCTGGGGGTGTTCGTGCTGCACGAGCCCCTGGACGCGCGGCGCCTGGCCGGCTTTGTGGCGGTGTGGGCGGGGCTGGCCGTGTTCAGCGCCGGCAAGTGGGCGCGCGCCCGTGCCGCGTGACGCCGCCCGTGTCGGACAACTTCGACACTTGGGCCGCTGCCCGGTGCGCCAACATGCGGGCGGGCTACCATGGCCGGCTGCACTCTTGCAACTTCCACCGGAGAACCCCATGGCCCTCAGCGACATCCTGAACCAGCTCATCAACAACGCCACCCAGCCCGATCCGAAGACGATCGACGCCGTCACGCGCGAAGTACCGCGCGACGAGCTGAAAAGCGGCGTCGGCGAAGCCCTGCGCTCCAAGGAAACGCCGCAGCTGTCGCAAATCGTGGCCGACATGTTCGAAAAAGCCTCGCCCGAGCAGCGCGCCGCCATCCTCAACACCCTGACCGAACAACTCGGCCCCGGCGCACTGGCCGGCGTGGCGGGCGGCGTATTGAGCGGCCACGAAGGCACCACCACCCCCGCCGTAACCGCCGACAAGGCCACGCAGATCACCCCCGCGCAAGTGCGCGACGTCGTCACCACCGCCCGCACCGCCGACGAGCCGGGCGTGTTCGACCGCGTGAGCGACTTCTATTCGCAGCACCCCGATCTGGTGAAAACGCTGGGCGCCGGCGCGCTGATGATCGCGCTGGCCCGCATGAAGCAGAACCTGGGGCGCTGACAGGCTCCACTCCAGGTTTTGCATCAAATCGGGCGCTCGCGCTTGTCTGGCAAGCGCGAGCAGCTCCTGAAAAAGTAGCAATCGGAAGGCGCGCCACGCCGCAAGCGGGTTGCCGCCAGTTCTGATCGCGCGGCGCCAGCGCCCTGATCCAGGCGCTGCTGCCGGCAGCACCCGCGCCTGATATCGCCCAAGCCGGTCAGCCCATCGGATCGCCGGTCAACGGCGCACCTTCCGAAGTCTTGGTGTCCGGCATGGGGATGCCCGTTGACGATGCGGTTCGGGCCGTTACAGTCGCGCCTATCTTGACCCCCGCGCCGCCGCCCCCGCCGATTTGCCCGACGCCGCCCCCGCCGCGCGCGGCCCGCACCCGGTCGAGGTCGCGCTGCTGGCCAGCGTCTTCGTCGTCGCCGCCTGCGGGCTGCTCTACGAGCTGGCGGCCGGCGCCATCGCCAGCTACGTGCTGGGCGATTCGGTGCTGCAATTCAGCACCATCATCGGCAGCTACCTGTTCGCCATGGGCATCGGCAGCTACCTGTCGCGCTTTTTCGAACGCCAGCTGCCCGCGCACTTCTTGCGCATCGAGCTGCTGGTGGCCCTGGCTGGCGGGCTGCTGCCGGCGCTGCTGTTTCTGGCCAACGCCTACACGCCTGGCGCCTTCCGCTTTCTGCTGTATGGGCTGGTGCTGCTGGTCGGCATGCTGGTGGGGCTGGAGATTCCGCTCGTCATGCGCATCCTGCGCCGCAACGTGCAGCTGAAGGAGCTGGTGTCGCAGGTGCTGACCTTCGACTACCTCGGCGCGCTGGCCGTGTCGCTGGCGTTTCCGCTCATCCTGGTGCCGCGCCTGGGGCTGATCCGCACCGGCCTGCTGTTCGGCCTGCTCAACGCACTGGTGGCCGTGTGGGCGCTGTGGCT belongs to Ottowia testudinis and includes:
- a CDS encoding DUF350 domain-containing protein, translating into MGIEWLKPAAFFGSIVYALIGVVIFWLCFIVIDKLTPYDLWAEIVEKQNRALGMVVAAMCLGISVIVAAAIHG
- the rarD gene encoding EamA family transporter RarD, yielding MSRGVGAALLAYGLWGLMPLYFRLMAPAGALEVVAHRVVWSFVLLAVLLGARRHIGALWRRLDAGLIARFALAALLVSANWLTYVWAVTHGHTLDASLGYFLLPLFNVALGVLLLGERMGRAEWAGVALAALGVAWLAWASPRFPWVALVLAVSFGIYGLVKKRTPLAPTEGMLLETALIAVPALAVLAWLGAQGALVFGHQSRGTDVLLASTGLMTTVPLVAFAFAAQRLDLATLGMLQYLSPTLQFLLGVFVLHEPLDARRLAGFVAVWAGLAVFSAGKWARARAA